GGTGGGCGACTCTGCTGTGGGGAAAACCTCTCTGCTGGTGCGCTTCACCTCTGAGACCTTCCCGGAGGCCTACAAGCCCACAGTGTACGAGAACACGGGGGTGGACGTCTTCATGGATGGcatccagatcagcctgggcctCTGGGACACAGCCGGCAACGATGCCTTCAGAAGCATCCGGCCCCTGTCCTACCAGCAGGCAGACGTGGTGCTGATGTGCTACTCTGTGGCCAACCATAACTCATTCCTGAACTTGAAAAACAAGTGGATTGGTGAAATCAGGAGCAACTTGCCCTGTACCCCTGTGCTGGTGGTGGCCACCCAGACTGACCAGCGGGAGATGGGGCCCCACAGGGCCTCCTGCATCAATGCCATGGAAGGGAAGAAACTGGCCCAGGATGTCAGAGCCAAGGGTTACCTGGAGTGCTCAGCCCTTAGCAACCGGGGGGTACAGCAGGTGTTTGAGTGCGCAGTCCGAACTGCCGTCAACCAGGCCAGGAGACGAAACAGAAGAAGACTCTTCTCCATCAACGAGTGCAAGATCTTCTGAACCCCAAGAGACTTCACACAACACTTATGTATGCACCCCAAAGACTAATGGGGAGAGGGAGGGCCGGGAAGCCAGGAAAGCTTGGTGTTTTCTCTGGGTACTCCCCAAGCAGTGTCTGCTTTAGGATACAGTTATTGATGAGGCCTGGCCACTGGATGTTTTCACTAACTACACTCTACAAGTGAACTCCTTGCCTGGGCCGGTCAGAAAATCCCTTGGGGAACTGTAATGACTATTCCATTTTTGATTAAAATAGTGAAATAGTCTCCATCATTTTGGACGATGAAGTGAGTTTTTCAAAGAATTCCATATTTAaagacacattttatttaactaataACAAAATGGATtgcttttgtatatatttagttTTCACACTCGGAAAATCTTCTCCTACATCCTCGAAAACATAACCTCCCGTGTGAGTGAAATACCTGTACGGAGCTCTGCCATATGCTTGTGGTGTTATTATTTTCACCTCAAGTAGAAAGTCTGTTGAAACCACTTGGCTGCTGGATTTAAATGGGTAATCAAatgtaaaaatgaccataaatGAATCTTTGCAATTTGTTTTCTACCTACCTGTTATTCAGAGTTGGATATAAAATACAGTTCCATAGGATATCCTAATACTGcctaataattttaaagttatcactgtatttttctgaaatgataaaacatcattcatttatttacaataTTGTCTTTCACTCAGCTCCAGTTATGCACTAAATATTCTCCTCTCATTCACCATGACTGATTGAAACACCATCTTTCAGGTAGAGAATCAGACTGCTCCAAGCAATAGCAACAGAACTTGAAACAGAAGGGAGAGAGTGTCATTTTCACCTCTGGTAGGGTGGTTCCCAGGTGACTGCAGGTCCTGTGAAAGACAGTGGGCTCAAAGTTCTGTTAACTTGAcaaatttcttataaatttgtctAAACTGAGCTGTTGTGGCAATATAATTTATGAATTGTAGGATCTAATTAGGATTATTGGGAGggtatctacatatatatgtgtatgtaaggGAAAAGGTAGAATTTACagccttcaaaaaagaaaaatcaaattccaAACCCAGGAAAAAGAAAGCTCTATAGCAACTGCTCAGATAACAGGAAGTTATCAGGGGAAATACTGAAtaaatagatacacacatactcacacacaacctgctctcacacacacaactCAAACCCCATTCTATCGAATAGTTTAAAAGCAatggtgggccgggcgcggtggctcaagcctgtaatcccagcactttgggaggccgagacgggcggatcacgaggtcaggagatcgagaccatcctggctaacacggtgaaaccccgtctctactaaaaaatacaaaaaaattagccgggtgaggtggcgggcgcctgtagtcccagctactcgggaggctgaggcaggagaatggcgttaacccgggaggcagagcttgcagtgagctgagatctggccacagcactccagcctgggtggcagagcgagactccgtctcaaaaaaaaaaaaaaaaaaaaaaaagcaatggtgTTGCTCATCTGTTAAAGTTGAGAATAGAGGACTACATAACTTAAGGTAGAAATTGCAAaggctgggctgggtgcggtggctcgtgcctataatcccagcactttgggaggctgaggtgggtggatcatgaggtcaggagttcgagaccagcctggccagcatggtgaaacccgtctctactaaatatacaaaaattagctgggtgtggtggcacatgcttgtagttctagctacctgggagactgaggcagaagaattgcctgaacccgggaggaggaggttgcagtgagccaagattgtgccactacactccagcctgggcaacagagggagactccatctcaaagaaaaaaaaagaaagaaagaaagaaagaaattgcaaaGGCTGGAG
This portion of the Rhinopithecus roxellana isolate Shanxi Qingling chromosome 2, ASM756505v1, whole genome shotgun sequence genome encodes:
- the RHOH gene encoding rho-related GTP-binding protein RhoH, whose protein sequence is MLSSIKCVLVGDSAVGKTSLLVRFTSETFPEAYKPTVYENTGVDVFMDGIQISLGLWDTAGNDAFRSIRPLSYQQADVVLMCYSVANHNSFLNLKNKWIGEIRSNLPCTPVLVVATQTDQREMGPHRASCINAMEGKKLAQDVRAKGYLECSALSNRGVQQVFECAVRTAVNQARRRNRRRLFSINECKIF